A stretch of Camelina sativa cultivar DH55 chromosome 18, Cs, whole genome shotgun sequence DNA encodes these proteins:
- the LOC104762796 gene encoding peptidyl-prolyl cis-trans isomerase CYP65 translates to MGKKQHSKDRMYITKTEWATEWGGAKSKENRTPFKSLPFYCCALTFLPFEDPVCTSDGSVFEITTIVPYIRKFGKHPVTGAPLKGEDLIPLIFHKNSEGEYHCPVLNKVFTEFTHIVAVKTTGNVFCYEAIKELNIKTKNWKELITEEPFTRADLITIQNPNAVDSKVTVEFDHVKNGLKIDDEELKKMNSDPAYNINVSGDIKHMLADLGTEKAKEIALHGGGGNKARNERAAAIAAILESRSKIKEDSKAEEPKQTYSVVDAASASVYGRSADAAKAGSSDKTAARIAMHMAGDRAPVNTKLVKSRYSSGAASRSFTSTAFTPVTGNDFELIEVEKNPTKKGYVQFRTTHGDLNIELHCDIAPRACENFITLCERGYYNGVPFHRSIRNFMIQGGDPTGTGSGGESIWGKPFKDEPNSKLLHTGRGVVSMANSGPHTNGSQFFILYKSAVHLNYKHTVFGGVVGGFATLAAMENVPVDESDRPLEEIKIIEANVFVNPYTELEEEEKEKAEKEKNEDKDIEKVGSWYSNPGSGTAEAGAGGGGVGKYLKAKSSTATKETNGAIDSDLSTIGVSKKRKTTASASSGFKDFSGW, encoded by the exons aTGGGGAAGAAACAGCACAGCAAAGATCGAATGTACATAACAAAGACGGAGTGGGCAACAGAATGGGGAGGCGCTAAATCCAAAGAGAATCGTACTCCTTTCAAGAGTCTTCCTTTCTATTGCTGCGC GCTTACGTTTTTGCCATTCGAAGATCCTGTGTGTACTAGCGACGGGAGTGTTTTCGAGATAAC AACTATAGTGCCTTACATTAGGAAGTTTGGTAAACATCCAGTTACAGGAGCACCATTGAAAGGAGAAGATTTGATTCCTCTCATCTTTCACAAAAACTCTGAAg GAGAGTACCATTGTCCTGTTCTGAACAAAGTCTTTACTGAATTTACACATATAGTTGCTGTGAAGACTACTGGAAACGTTTTCTGCTACGAG GCAATCAAAGaattaaatatcaaaaccaAGAATTGGAAGGAGCTTATAACTGAAGAACCATTCACAAGAGCCGACCTTATAACGATTCAG AATCCTAACGCAGTTGACAGTAAAGTCACAGTGGAGTTTGATCACGTTAAAAATGGCCTCAAGATTGATGATGaag aattgaagaagatgaactctGACCCAGCTTATAATATAAACGTGTCTGGAGATATCAAGCATATGCTTGCGGATCTTGGAACTGAAAAAGCTAAAGAGATTGCTTTACATGGTGGTGGTGGAAACAAGGCACGTAACGAGAGAGCCGCTGCTATTGCTGCGATTCTTGAGTCGAGATCAAAAATCAAAGAGGATTCTAAAGCAGAAGAACCGAAGCAGACCTACAGTGTTGTGGATGCTGCATCTGCTTCCGTTTATGGAAGAAGTGCTGATGCAGCTAAAGCTGGTTCTAGTGATAAAACAGCAGCAAGGATAGCTATGCATATGGCTGGAGATAGAGCACCTGTTAATACTAAACTG GTGAAGAGTCGTTACTCGTCGGGTGCTGCTTCTCGTTCTTTCACTTCCACTGCATTTACTCCTGTGACCGGAAACGATTTTGAACTAATTGAAGTCGAGAAAAACCCGACAAAGAAAGGGTATGTTCAGTTTCGCACAACACATGGCGATTTGAACATTGAGCTCCATTGCGATATAGCTCCTAGAGCATGTGAGAATTTCATCACTCTCTGTGAACGCGGTTACTACAACGGAGTTCCCTTTCACAGAAGCATCAG GAACTTTATGATTCAAGGTGGCGATCCTACTGGCACAGGATCAGGAGGTGAATCAATTTGGGGAAAGCCATTCAAAGACGAGCCAAACTCTAAGTTGCTTCACACAGGAAGAGGCGTAGTTAGTATGGCTAATAGTGGTCCTCACACAAATGGTTCtcagtttttcattttatacaaATCTGCAGTCCATTTAAACTACAAGCACACAGTGTTTGGTGGAGTTGTTGGTGGTTTTGCAACACTAGCAGCAATGGAGAATGTGCCTGTAGATGAAAGCGACCGTCCTCTT GAAGAGATCAAGATAATCGAAGCAAATGTTTTCGTGAATCCATACACggagcttgaagaagaggaaaaagagaaagctgagaaagagaagaacgaAGATAAAGACATT GAGAAGGTTGGATCGTGGTACAGCAACCCGGGATCAGGAACAGCAGAAGCTGGAGCCGGTGGTGGTGGCGTCGGGAAA
- the LOC104762798 gene encoding adenylyl-sulfate kinase 4, chloroplastic-like isoform X2 yields MDVAAVARCVRKSCYVSPSFGDSDLLRRFLRSSLSERSTNSDPTSGRKCLKLRGKIHRRLSFIRPITATDKSISSPSSDCAGKSSLACALSRALHNRGNLSYILDGDNVRYGLNSDLSFGAEDRAENIRRVGEVAKLFADAGIICIASLISPYRRERTACRALLPQGDFIEVFMDVPLHVCEARDPKGLYKRARAGKIKGFTGVDDPYEPPLDCEIVIQNNRDKGVSSSSSSLTEMAEIVVSYLDKNGYLKTP; encoded by the exons ATGGATGTTGCGGCGGTGGCGAGATGCGTGAGAAAAAGCTGCTATGTTTCTCCGTCGTTCGGTGATTCTGACCTGCTCCGGCGGTTTCTGAGATCATCGTTGTCTGAACGCTCCACGAATTCAGATCCCACCAGCGGTCGTAAATGTTTGAAGCTTCGCGGGAAAATTCACCGGAGACTGAGTTTCATCCGTCCGATCACGGCGACAGATAAATCGATTTCATCGCCTTCCTCTGATTGCGCAG GGAAAAGTAGTCTGGCATGTGCTCTTAGTCGAGCTTTGCACAATCGTGGGAATCTTTCGTATATACTTGATGGTGACAATGTTCGATATGGTTTAAACAGCGATCTTAGTTTCGGAGCAGAAGATCGAGCTGAAAACATTCGAAGAGTTGGTGAAGTGGCCAAACTGTTTGCAGATGCTGGAATCATCTGTATTGCAAGTTTGATATCTCCTTACCGGAGGGAACGAACTGCTTGCCGTGCGTTGTTACCACAAGGAGATTTCATTGAG GTATTCATGGATGTTCCCCTCCATGTTTGTGAAGCTAGAGACCCAAAGGGATTATACAAACGTGCACGCGCCGGGAAAATCAAAG GTTTCACAGGAGTAGATGATCCATATGAACCGCCTTTGGACTGCGAG ATAGTGATACAAAACAACAGAGACAAaggtgtttcttcttcatcttcgtcactGACTGAAATGGCAGAGATTGTTGTGTCGTACTTGGACAAAAATGGATACCTCAAGACGCCTTAG
- the LOC104762798 gene encoding adenylyl-sulfate kinase 4, chloroplastic-like isoform X1 has protein sequence MDVAAVARCVRKSCYVSPSFGDSDLLRRFLRSSLSERSTNSDPTSGRKCLKLRGKIHRRLSFIRPITATDKSISSPSSDCAGETQQINGKKKNIVWHDCPVTKSDRQELIKQKGCVIWITGLSGSGKSSLACALSRALHNRGNLSYILDGDNVRYGLNSDLSFGAEDRAENIRRVGEVAKLFADAGIICIASLISPYRRERTACRALLPQGDFIEVFMDVPLHVCEARDPKGLYKRARAGKIKGFTGVDDPYEPPLDCEIVIQNNRDKGVSSSSSSLTEMAEIVVSYLDKNGYLKTP, from the exons ATGGATGTTGCGGCGGTGGCGAGATGCGTGAGAAAAAGCTGCTATGTTTCTCCGTCGTTCGGTGATTCTGACCTGCTCCGGCGGTTTCTGAGATCATCGTTGTCTGAACGCTCCACGAATTCAGATCCCACCAGCGGTCGTAAATGTTTGAAGCTTCGCGGGAAAATTCACCGGAGACTGAGTTTCATCCGTCCGATCACGGCGACAGATAAATCGATTTCATCGCCTTCCTCTGATTGCGCAG GTGAAACACAGCAAATCAacggaaagaaaaagaacatcGTATGGCATGATTGTCCTGTTACTAAATCCGACAGGCAAGAATTGATTAAACAAAAGGGTTGTGTTATTTGGATTACTGGCTTAAGCGGTTCAG GGAAAAGTAGTCTGGCATGTGCTCTTAGTCGAGCTTTGCACAATCGTGGGAATCTTTCGTATATACTTGATGGTGACAATGTTCGATATGGTTTAAACAGCGATCTTAGTTTCGGAGCAGAAGATCGAGCTGAAAACATTCGAAGAGTTGGTGAAGTGGCCAAACTGTTTGCAGATGCTGGAATCATCTGTATTGCAAGTTTGATATCTCCTTACCGGAGGGAACGAACTGCTTGCCGTGCGTTGTTACCACAAGGAGATTTCATTGAG GTATTCATGGATGTTCCCCTCCATGTTTGTGAAGCTAGAGACCCAAAGGGATTATACAAACGTGCACGCGCCGGGAAAATCAAAG GTTTCACAGGAGTAGATGATCCATATGAACCGCCTTTGGACTGCGAG ATAGTGATACAAAACAACAGAGACAAaggtgtttcttcttcatcttcgtcactGACTGAAATGGCAGAGATTGTTGTGTCGTACTTGGACAAAAATGGATACCTCAAGACGCCTTAG
- the LOC104762799 gene encoding 60S ribosomal protein L26-2 yields MKYNPRVTSSRRKNRKAHFTAPSSVRRVLMSSPLSKDLRHKYNVRSMPIRKDDEVQVVRGTFKGREGKVMQVYRRKWVIHIERITREKVNGTTVNVGVNASNVMITKLRLDKDRKSLLERKANGRAAADKEKGTKFSAADVMENVD; encoded by the coding sequence ATGAAGTACAACCCTCGTGTGACCTCTTCTCGCCGGAAGAACAGGAAGGCTCACTTCACAGCTCCTTCGAGCGTGAGGCGCGTGCTCATGAGCTCGCCGCTATCCAAAGATCTCCGACATAAGTACAATGTCAGATCGATGCCGATTCGCAAAGACGACGAGGTGCAAGTTGTTCGTGGGACGTTCAAGGGAAGAGAAGGGAAGGTGATGCAGGTGTATCGCCGCAAGTGGGTGATTCACATCGAGAGAATCACAAGGGAGAAGGTCAACGGAACAACGGTCAACGTAGGTGTTAATGCGTCGAATGTGATGATCACTAAGCTCCGTCTCGATAAGGACAGGAAATCGCTTTTGGAGCGTAAGGCTAATGGACGTGCTGCCGCTGATAAGGAGAAGGGTACCAAGTTTTCGGCTGCAGATGTTATGGAGAACGTAGATTGA
- the LOC104762800 gene encoding mitochondrial outer membrane protein porin 2, which yields MSKGPGLFADIGKKAKDLLTRDYNTDQKFSISTYSASGVALTSTALKKGGVHAADVATQYKYKNALFDIKIDTDSSVLTTVTFTEILPSTKAIASFKVPDYNSAKLEVQYFHDHATVTAAAALKQNPLIDITATLGSPVISFGAEAGYDTTSKTFTKYNAGISVTKPDACLSVILGDKGDSVKASYLHHFDEFKRTAVVGEVYRKFSTNENTITVGGLYAIDHSTTLKAKLNNHGTLGALFQHEVMPKSLVTVSSEIDTKALEKHPRFGLSLALKP from the exons ATGAGCAAAGGTCCAGGACTCTTCGCCGATATCGGCAAAAAAGCCAAAG ATCTGTTGACGAGAGACTACAACACCGATCAGAAATTCAGTATTTCCACTTACAGTGCCTCCGGCGTG GCCCTTACTTCTACTGCCCTGAAGAAAGGAGGAGTTCATGCTGCTGATGTTGCCACACAATACAAGTACAAGAACGCTTTGTTCGATATCAAGATCGACACTGATTCTAGT GTTTTGACAACAGTCACATTCACCGAGATCCTCCCATCCACAAAAGCCATCGCCTCCTTCAAAGTCCCTGATTACAATTCTGCCAAG CTCGAGGTCCAATACTTCCACGACCACGCAACAGTTACCGCTGCTGCAGCTTTGAAACAAAACCCCCTAATCGATATAACAGCTACTCTTGGTTCGCCAGTCATCTCATTTGGTGCTGAAGCTGGATATGACACAACCTCCAAAACCTTCACCAAGTACAATGCCGGGATCAGTGTGACAAAACCAGACGCTTGCCTTTCCGTGATATT gggAGACAAAGGAGACTCAGTCAAAGCATCGTACCTTCATCACTTTGATGAATTTAAGAGAACCGCAGTAGTTGGTGAGGTTTACAGGAAATTCTCAACTAATGAAAACACGATAACGGTTGGTGGGTTGTATGCGATTGATCATTCGACTACATTGAAAGCAAAGCTCAACAACCATGGCACACTCGGTGCTCTTTTCCAGCACGAGGTCATGCCCAAATCACTAGTGACTGTTTCCAGTGAGATTGACACAAAGGCTTTAGAAAAGCATCCAAGGTTTGGTCTGTCTCTTGCTCTTAAACCTTGA
- the LOC104762803 gene encoding uncharacterized protein LOC104762803, whose protein sequence is MATNKIVRLIAPSGSVVSARFLEPVSRFFSSGTPPPPQAQSPTPNQDNVKPDQNLQEKEEEEEEGGEEFMNKDTGEIGGPRGPEPTRYGDWEQRGRCSDF, encoded by the coding sequence ATGGCGACGAACAAAATCGTTCGTTTGATCGCACCAAGCGGATCCGTCGTCTCCGCTAGATTCCTCGAGCCAGTGTCACGTTTTTTTAGCTCCGGTACTCCTCCTCCACCGCAGGCTCAATCTCCGACTCCGAATCAGGATAACGTGAAGCCAGATCAGAATcttcaagagaaggaagaggaagaagaagaaggaggtgaGGAGTTTATGAACAAAGATACTGGTGAGATCGGAGGACCTAGAGGCCCTGAACCGACTCGGTACGGCGATTGGGAACAACGTGGTCGATGCTCTGATTTCTGA
- the LOC104762802 gene encoding BTB/POZ and TAZ domain-containing protein 4-like gives MVTACVDLHQSSSDSSVPIPPPLPSKSDGHKRTYGAPGLGNSCVSTATRDLWDRLFNDRYKADVVIYIDTGNVIYAHANIIGNASTVIKGMLKQAKRHGKWHTISIRGVPHDAVRVFIRFLYSSCYEKEEMNEFIMHLLLLSHAYVVPQLKRLCEWHLEHGLLNTENVVDVFQLALLCDFPRLSVISHRMIMKHFKELSATEAWAAMKKSHPFLEKEVRDSVILQENMRKEKIRKRNDQRMYSQLYEAMEALVHICRDGCKTIGPHDKDFKPNHAQCNYEACKGLESLIRHFAGCKLKVPGGCVHCKRMWQLLELHSRLCADSDRCRVPLCRNLKEKMEKQSKKDETRWKLLVKNVLGSKKIGGSPYFLPVTSS, from the exons aTGGTGACTGCTTGTGTTGATCTTCATCaatcttcttcagattcttctgtgccTATCCCTCCACCTCTTCCATCTAAATCTGATGGACACAAGAGAACATACGGCGCACCAGGACTCGGGAATAGCTGCGTTTCGACAGCTACAAGAGATTTGTGGGATCGTCTTTTCAACGATAGATACAAAGCTGATGTTGTGATTTACATAGATACTGGCAACGTCATCTATGCTCATGCCAACATCATT GGAAATGCTTCCACTGTGATCAAAGGCATGTTGAAGCAAGCCAAAAGACATGGCAAGTGGCATACAATCTCTATCCGTGGTGTCCCTCATGATGCTGTCCGTGTTTTCATCCGTTTCCTCTATTCTTCTTG ctatgagaaagaagaaatgaacGAGTTTATCATGCATTTGCTACTACTGTCGCACGCGTATGTGGTTCCTCAGCTGAAAAGGCTCTGTGAATGGCATCTAGAACATGGTTTGCTTAATACTGAGAACGTGGTTGATGTGTTCCAGCTTGCGCTGCTGTGTGATTTCCCTCGGCTAAGCGTCATATCTCACCGTATGATCATGAAACACTTCAAGGAGCTTTCTGCGACAGAAGCATGGGCAGCTATGAAGAAAAGCCATCCGTTTCTTGAGAAAGAAGTTAGAGACTCGGTGATCCTCCAAGAAAAT ATGCGGAAAGAGAAGATCAGAAAACGAAATGATCAGCGGATGTATTCGCAGCTATATGAAGCAATGGAGGCTCTTGTTCATATATGTAGAGATGGATGTAAAACAATAGGACCACATGATAAAGATTTCAAACCGAACCACGCACAGTGTAATTATGAAGCTTGCAAGGGATTAGAATCACTGATCAGGCATTTTGCAGGCTGTAAGCTTAAAGTTCCAGGAGGTTGCGTACATTGCAAGAGAATGTGGCAACTCCTTGAATTGCACTCACGTCTCTGCGCAGATTCTGATCGATGTCGGGTCCCTCTATGCAG aaacttgaaagaaaagatggagaaacagagcaagaaagatgaaacaagatGGAAACTTCTGGTGAAGAATGTATTGGGGAGTAAGAAAATCGGAGGGTCTCCTTATTTTTTACCGGTGACCAGCTCGTAA
- the LOC104762801 gene encoding formin-like protein 6 — MRALQSIFFFFFFFFFLFLSISVDAVNLNRFTTTEEVHRRILHQPLFPEASSPPPPDFESTTPSPPVTPSTPDQPFFPENPSTPEQTQYPPPPSPVSADVNGGLPIPTATTQSSKPGKKVAIVISVGFVTLGMLSALAFFLYRHKAKHAGDTQKLVTGGGDSAASRRFQEDPVPPTTTSSTFLYMGTVEPSRESASEYNGGTNGPVNSSPYRKLNSVKRSDRYRPSPELQPLPPLAQPRLPSDNSPSALSPSSSSSSGEECRDTAFYTPHGSAMTSDDGYYTAFPRSVNSNGGSLPHSKRTSPRSKFGSAPATAASRSPEMKHVIIPSIKQKLPTPIQPLPLRSLDSDEHEFPYSQNKPKFSQPPPPPNREAFQAITKENSPLSSRVPPPRRSPPPFQAPAPPPPPPPPPRFTPPPPPQKRPRDFPILRKLTNSEPTTISTTSPSRTQAFKTPSPNSKAVEEVNVIPAGSLEKTGDGDTDPSKPKLKPLHWDKVRASSDRATVWDQLKSSSFQLNEDRMEHLFGCNSGSSAPKEPLRRSVMPPAENENRVLDPKKSQNIAILLRALNVTREEVSEALTDGNPESLGAELLETLVKMAPTKEEEIKLREYSGDVSKLGTAERFLKTILDIPFAFKRVEAMLYRANFDAEVKYLRNSFQTLEEASLELKASRLFLKLLEAVLMTGNRMNVGTNRGDAKAFKLDTLLKLVDIKGVDGKTTLLHFVVQEITRSEGTTTTTTTTKDETILHGNNNDDFRKQGLQVVAGLSRDLVNVKKSAGMDFDVLSSYVSKLEMGLDKLRSFLKTETTKGKFFDSMKTFLVEAEEEIRKIKGGERKALSMVKEVTEYFHGNAAKEEAHPLRIFLVVRDFLGVLDNVCKEVKTMQEMSSSMGSASARSFRISATASLPVLHRYKGRPDDTSSDDEHSSNSST, encoded by the exons ATGAGAGCTCTTCaatccattttcttcttcttcttcttcttcttcttcctcttcctctcaatTTCCGTTGATGCCGTGAACTTGAACCGATTCACTACTACTGAAGAAGTTCATCGGAGAATTCTTCATCAGCCTCTTTTTCCAgaagcttcttctcctccaccaccagaTTTCGAATCAACAACTCCGTCTCCTCCCGTTACTCCATCCACTCCCGATCAACCGTTTTTCCCGGAGAATCCATCTACTCCTGAGCAAACTCAGTATCCTCCTCCGCCATCTCCTGTTTCCGCCGACGTCAATGGCGGTTTGCCCATTCCGACGGCTACTACTCAATCATCCAAGCCGGGGAAAAAAGTCGCAATCGTCATCTCCGTCGGATTTGTCACTCTCGGCATGCTTTCGGCTTTAGCGTTCTTCTTGTACCGTCACAAAGCTAAGCATGCCGGTGACACTCAGAAGCTCGTCACTGGAGGTGGCGATTCCGCGGCTTCTCGGAGATTTCAGGAAGATCCGGTACCACCGACGACGACGTCCTCCACTTTTCTCTATATGGGAACCGTTGAACCGAGCCGTGAATCGGCGAGTGAGTATAACGGCGGAACTAATGGACCGGTTAATTCCTCTCCGTACCGGAAATTGAATTCGGTTAAGAGATCCGATCGTTATCGTCCGAGTCCGGAGCTTCAACCGCTTCCTCCGTTAGCTCAACCGCGGCTACCGTCTGATAATTCTCCTTCCGCTTTATCTCCttcttcgtcatcttcttccGGTGAGGAATGCCGTGACACGGCGTTTTACACGCCGCACGGATCTGCCATGACCAGCGATGACGGTTATTACACGGCGTTTCCTCGCTCCGTTAACAGCAATGGCGGATCACTTCCTCACTCGAAGAGAACTTCTCCCAGGTCTAAATTTGGATCGGCTCCTGCGACGGCAGCGTCTAGGTCGCCTGAGATGAAACACGTCATCATCCCGTCGATTAAGCAGAAACTGCCGACGCCAATACAACCTCTACCTCTAAGGAGCTTGGATAGCGATGAACATGAGTTTCCTTATTCACAGAACAAGCCGAAGTTCTCGCAGCCTCCTCCGCCACCGAACAGGGAGGCGTTTCAGGCCATTACAAAAGAGAATTCCCCTCTCAGCTCACGAGTGCCTCCACCACGGCGGTCTCCTCCTCCTTTCCAGGCTCCAGCTCCACCGCCACCTCCTCCGCCGCCTCCGCGTTTtactcctcctccaccgcctcAGAAACGGCCGAGAGATTTCCCGATACTACGAAAACTCACCAATTCTGAACCAACAACGATTTCCACAACGTCTCCTTCAAGAACACAAGCGTTCAAGACTCCAAGTCCTAATTCCAAGGCTGTAGAAGAGGTCAATGTGATACCAGCGGGTTCTCTTGAGAAAACAGGAGACGGAGACACAGACCCAAGCAAGCCAAAGTTAAAACCACTCCACTGGGACAAAGTACGAGCGAGCTCAGATCGAGCCACTGTTTGGGACCAGCTCAAGTCAAGCTCATTCCA ATTAAACGAGGATAGGATGGAACATCTTTTTGGTTGCAATTCGGGAAGTTCCGCTCCAAAGGAACCTCTGAGAAGGTCAGTGATGCCTCCAGCTGAGAACGAGAACAGAGTGCTGGATCCTAAGAAATCGCAGAACATTGCAATTCTCTTAAGAGCACTAAATGTAACACGAGAAGAGGTCTCCGAAGCTCTCACGGATG GTAATCCTGAGAGCTTAGGTGCTGAGCTTCTAGAGACTTTGGTGAAGATGGCTCCaacaaaggaggaagagataAAACTCCGAGAATACTCTGGTGATGTATCGAAACTGGGAACAGCTGAAAGATTCCTCAAAACCATTCTCGATATCCCTTTTGCATTCAAAAGAGTTGAAGCGATGTTGTATAGAGCCAACTTTGATGCAGAAGTCAAGTATCTAAGGAACTCTTTCCAGACATTAGAG GAAGCAAGCTTAGAGCTAAAAGCAAGCAGACTATTCCTTAAGCTCCTCGAGGCTGTTCTAATGACTGGAAACCGAATGAACGTTGGCACGAATCGCGGAGATGCCAAAGCCTTCAAACTCGATACACTTTTAAAACTTGTAGATATCAAAGGAGTAGATGGCAAAACCACATTGCTTCATTTTGTCGTCCAAGAAATCACAAGGTCTGAggggacaacaacaacaacaacaacaacaaaagacgAAACCATCCTCCATGGAAACAATAATGACGATTTCAGAAAGCAAGGATTACAAGTAGTTGCTGGACTCAGTAGAGATCTGGTTAATGTGAAAAAATCAGCGGGGATGGACTTCGATGTACTGAGCAGTTACGTGTCAAAGCTCGAAATGGGTCTTGATAAACTCAGATCATTTCTCAAGACAGAGACAACTAAAGGGAAGTTTTTTGATTCGATGAAAACGTTTTTGgtagaagcagaagaagagattaGAAAAATCAAAGGAGGAGAAAGAAAGGCTTTGTCAATGGTTAAAGAAGTAACAGAGTATTTCCATGGGAATGCTGCAAAAGAAGAAGCACATCCTTTGAGAATCTTCTTGGTCGTGAGAGATTTTCTTGGAGTTCTAGATAATGTTTGTAAAGAAGTGAAGACAATGCAAGAAATGTCGTCATCGATGGGCTCAGCTTCAGCTAGGTCGTTCAGGATATCAGCAACAGCTTCGTTACCGGTTCTCCATAGGTATAAAGGAAGACCAGACGACACAAGCTCAGATGATGAACACAGCAGCAACTCTTCCACGTGA
- the LOC104762804 gene encoding glucan endo-1,3-beta-glucosidase 12-like — protein MGRLLYIVFFIAFLGFAGAGQESTPIEALNLHHKVLQLPQTTDLDLAVSVSDNKTITEISSSIIKAETWLKTHVLSRYPTIKITTIVVIFPDSCHQTTQHKPSFDLALTSLKNIYHSLTRWGLEKKIKVSSGFSYQCLENPKSSEMFNPVLIFLKTINSTFTINPPLNFLSSPDNHLDLLHSVEKLGSLSFNKVNFLNPEPEEATTRRNLRSLINISSKFTISFPTLPSPSPEHSPIHSTIGSSSPPTVSYFPEPPQYPPEQSPISSPPLPNQGQGNQGISLPPPCLPTHPAPSPSPVKKKDVEGLWCVAKPSVAAETLQQSLDFACGQGGANCDEIKPHGICYYPDTVMAHASYAFNSYWQKTKRNGGTCSFGGTAMLITTDPSYQHCRFILS, from the exons ATGGGTCGTCTTCTTTACATTgtcttcttcattgcctttCTCGGTTTTGCAG GAGCTGGTCAAGAATCAACACCCATTGAAGCTCTAAACCTGCATCACAAAGTCCTTCAACTTCCTCAAACTACTGATCTTGATCTCGCTGTTTCAGTGAGCGACAACAAAACCATTACCGAGATTTCCTCTAGTATCATAAAGGCTGAGACTTGGCTTAAAACTCATGTCCTCTCTCGTTACCCTACCATCAAAATCACCACCATTGTTGTCATTTTCCCTGATTCTTGCCACCAAACCACACAACACAAACCCAGCTTTGATCTAGCTCTAACTTCTTTGAAAAACATTTACCACTCTCTCACAAGATGGGGTCTTGAGAAGAAAATCAAAGTCTCCTCTGGCTTCTCTTACCAGTGCTTAGAAAACCCAAAAAGCTCAGAAATGTTCAACCCTGTTCTTATCTTCCTCAAGACCATAAACTCAACTTTCACCATAAACCCACCTTTAAATTTCCTTTCTTCACCTGATAATCATCTAGATTTGCTTCATTCCGTGGAAAAGTTGGGATCTTTGAGCTTCAACAAGGTCAATTTCTTAAACCCTGAACCAGAAGAAGCAACTACAAGGAGAAATCTCAGATCTTTAATCAACATTAGCAGCAAATTCACAATCTCTTTCCCAACACTACCCTCTCCATCACCAGAGCACTCACCAATCCACTCCACAATCGGATCTTCATCTCCACCAACAGTATCCTATTTCCCTGAACCTCCACAATACCCGCCGGAGCAATCTCCGATTTCCTCTCCTCCTCTACCGAACCAAGGCCAAGGGAATCAAGGGATCTCTCTTCCGCCACCGTGCCTTCCTACTCATCCAGCACCGTCGCCGTCaccggtgaagaagaaggacgtGGAAGGGCTATGGTGCGTGGCGAAACCGAGCGTAGCGGCAGAGACATTGCAACAATCTTTGGACTTTGCTTGTGGACAAGGAGGAGCCAATTGCGATGAGATTAAACCTCACGGGATATGTTACTATCCAGACACAGTCATGGCTCATGCCTCTTACGCTTTCAACAGTTACTGGCAAAAGACTAAACGAAACGGAGGCACTTGCTCTTTCGGTGGAACCGCCATGCTTATCACTACTGACCCTA GTTATCAACATTGCCGGTTTATTCTGAGTTGA